The following proteins come from a genomic window of Sardina pilchardus chromosome 13, fSarPil1.1, whole genome shotgun sequence:
- the LOC134099404 gene encoding uncharacterized protein LOC134099404 isoform X2 — MAVMAKIVVLVLIAGFSNVFCFPKREAAHEVDVSTTPSPNNQTQTEAVDGPSEDDSVTATPSPQNQTRSAAQTENAETDGPSEDDVSVTATSSPQNQTTPASHTENAETDGPSEDDVVTATLSPHNQTTPAAQTENAETDGPSEDDVVSVTATPSPQNQTVSSATGGVTDEPSEDAEVATTTQNAQNLTTLAHSVGTDGPSEDAVVLTTVLQNGTTPAQDVTTITDAHDDS, encoded by the exons ATGGCAGTAATGGCAAAGATTGTTGTTTTGGTTCTCATTGCTGGTTTCAGTAATG tcttttgttttccaaagAGGGAAGCTGCCCATGAGGTTGATGTTTCAACAACACCGTCTCCCAACAATCAGACCCAAACTGAAGCTGTGG ATGGGCCAAGTGAAGATGACTCGGTAACTGCAACCCCAAGTCCCCAAAACCAGACAAGATCTGCTGCCCAAACTGAAAATGCTG AAACTGATGGGCCAAGTGAAGATGATGTGTCTGTAACTGCAACATCAAGTCCCCAAAACCAGACCACGCCTGCTTCccacactgaaaatgctg AAACTGATGGGCCAAGTGAAGATGATGTGGTAACTGCAACCCTAAGTCCCCATaaccagacaacacctgctgcccaaACTGAAAATGCTG AAACTGATGGGCCAAGTGAAGATGATGTGGTATCTGTAACTGCAACCCCAAGTCCCCAAAACCAGACCGTGTCCTCTGCCACAGGTGGGGTAACTG ATGAACCAAGTGAAGATGCTGAGGTTGCCACCACGACCCAGAATGCCCAAAACCTGACCACTTTGGCCCACTCTGTAGGAACTG ATGGTCCGAGCGAGGATGCTGTTGTGTTAACCACTGTACTGCAAAATGGGACTACCCCTGCCCAAGATGTAACCACCATTACTG ATGCCCACGATGACTCATGA
- the LOC134099404 gene encoding uncharacterized protein LOC134099404 isoform X3 codes for MAVMAKIVVLVLIAGFSNVFCFPKREAAHEVDVSTTPSPNNQTQTEAVGGASEDVEAGTSAPPHNQTTTAQPDITDGPSEDDSVTATPSPQNQTRSAAQTENAETDGPSEDDVVTATLSPHNQTTPAAQTENAETDGPSEDDVVSVTATPSPQNQTVSSATGGVTDEPSEDAEVATTTQNAQNLTTLAHSVGTDGPSEDAVVLTTVLQNGTTPAQDVTTITDAHDDS; via the exons ATGGCAGTAATGGCAAAGATTGTTGTTTTGGTTCTCATTGCTGGTTTCAGTAATG tcttttgttttccaaagAGGGAAGCTGCCCATGAGGTTGATGTTTCAACAACACCGTCTCCCAACAATCAGACCCAAACTGAAGCTGTGG GTGGTGCAAGTGAAGATGTTGAAGCAGGCACTTCAGCACCTCCCCACAATCAGACTACTACCGCACAGCCTGATATTACTG ATGGGCCAAGTGAAGATGACTCGGTAACTGCAACCCCAAGTCCCCAAAACCAGACAAGATCTGCTGCCCAAACTGAAAATGCTG AAACTGATGGGCCAAGTGAAGATGATGTGGTAACTGCAACCCTAAGTCCCCATaaccagacaacacctgctgcccaaACTGAAAATGCTG AAACTGATGGGCCAAGTGAAGATGATGTGGTATCTGTAACTGCAACCCCAAGTCCCCAAAACCAGACCGTGTCCTCTGCCACAGGTGGGGTAACTG ATGAACCAAGTGAAGATGCTGAGGTTGCCACCACGACCCAGAATGCCCAAAACCTGACCACTTTGGCCCACTCTGTAGGAACTG ATGGTCCGAGCGAGGATGCTGTTGTGTTAACCACTGTACTGCAAAATGGGACTACCCCTGCCCAAGATGTAACCACCATTACTG ATGCCCACGATGACTCATGA
- the LOC134099404 gene encoding uncharacterized protein LOC134099404 isoform X1 has translation MAVMAKIVVLVLIAGFSNVFCFPKREAAHEVDVSTTPSPNNQTQTEAVGGASEDVEAGTSAPPHNQTTTAQPDITDGPSEDDSVTATPSPQNQTRSAAQTENAETDGPSEDDVSVTATSSPQNQTTPASHTENAETDGPSEDDVVTATLSPHNQTTPAAQTENAETDGPSEDDVVSVTATPSPQNQTVSSATGGVTDEPSEDAEVATTTQNAQNLTTLAHSVGTDGPSEDAVVLTTVLQNGTTPAQDVTTITDAHDDS, from the exons ATGGCAGTAATGGCAAAGATTGTTGTTTTGGTTCTCATTGCTGGTTTCAGTAATG tcttttgttttccaaagAGGGAAGCTGCCCATGAGGTTGATGTTTCAACAACACCGTCTCCCAACAATCAGACCCAAACTGAAGCTGTGG GTGGTGCAAGTGAAGATGTTGAAGCAGGCACTTCAGCACCTCCCCACAATCAGACTACTACCGCACAGCCTGATATTACTG ATGGGCCAAGTGAAGATGACTCGGTAACTGCAACCCCAAGTCCCCAAAACCAGACAAGATCTGCTGCCCAAACTGAAAATGCTG AAACTGATGGGCCAAGTGAAGATGATGTGTCTGTAACTGCAACATCAAGTCCCCAAAACCAGACCACGCCTGCTTCccacactgaaaatgctg AAACTGATGGGCCAAGTGAAGATGATGTGGTAACTGCAACCCTAAGTCCCCATaaccagacaacacctgctgcccaaACTGAAAATGCTG AAACTGATGGGCCAAGTGAAGATGATGTGGTATCTGTAACTGCAACCCCAAGTCCCCAAAACCAGACCGTGTCCTCTGCCACAGGTGGGGTAACTG ATGAACCAAGTGAAGATGCTGAGGTTGCCACCACGACCCAGAATGCCCAAAACCTGACCACTTTGGCCCACTCTGTAGGAACTG ATGGTCCGAGCGAGGATGCTGTTGTGTTAACCACTGTACTGCAAAATGGGACTACCCCTGCCCAAGATGTAACCACCATTACTG ATGCCCACGATGACTCATGA